In Dromiciops gliroides isolate mDroGli1 chromosome 5, mDroGli1.pri, whole genome shotgun sequence, the following are encoded in one genomic region:
- the SAMM50 gene encoding sorting and assembly machinery component 50 homolog: MGTVHARSLEPLPVSGPDFGGLGDEAEFVEVEPEIKQEVLENKDVVVQHVHFDGLGRTKDDIIMYEIGDVFRAKNLIDVMRKAHEAREKLLRLGIFRQVDVLIDTCQGDDALPNGLDVTFEVTELRRLTGSYNTMVGNNEGSMVLGLKLPNIFGRAEKVTFQFSYGTKETSYGLSFFKPQPGNFDRNFSVNLYKVTGQFPWSSLRETDRGVSAEYSFPIWKTSHTLKWEGVWRELGCLARTASFAVRKESGHSLKSSLSHAMVIDSRNSSILPRKGALLKVNQELAGYTGGDVSFLKEDFEFQLNQQLIMDTVISASLWGGMLVPIGEKPSSIADRFYLGGPTSVRGFSMYSIGPQSEGDYLGGEAYWASGLHLYTPLPFRPGQGGFGDLFRTHFFLNAGNLCNLNYGDGPKAHLRKLAECIRWSYGAGIVLRLGNIARLELNYCIPMGVQRGDRICDGVQFGAGIRFL, from the exons ATGGGCACCGTGCACGCGCGG agcTTGGAGCCTCTTCCTGTCAGCGGGCCTGACTTCGGAGGTTTGGGAGATGAGGCCGAATTTGTGGAGGTCGAACCTGAAATCAAGCAGGAGGTCCTGGAAAACAAAGAC gtGGTGGTCCAGCATGTCCATTTTGATGGCCTGGGAAGGACCAAAGATGACATCATCATGTATGAGATCGGAGATGTCTTTAGGGCTAAAAATCTCATTGAC GTGATGAGGAAAGCTCACGAAGCCCGGGAGAAGCTGCTCCGCCTCGGCATCTTCAGGCAGGTGGATGTTCTGATCGACACGTGCCAAG GAGATGACGCCCTCCCAAATGGCTTAGATGTCACCTTTGAAGTCACCGAACTGAGGCGGCTGACGGGCAGCTACAACACCATGGTGGGCAACAATGAAGGCAGCATG GTCCTAGGTCTCAAGCTCCCCAATATTTTTGGCCGGGCAGAGAAGGTGACTTTTCAGTTCTCCTATGGAACAAAGGAGACTTCTTACGGCCTTTCCTTCTTCAAGCCCCAGCCTGGAAACTTCGACAGGAA CTTCTCTGTGAACCTGTATAAAGTCACGGGCCAGTTCCCTTGGAGCTCCCTtcgagagacagacagaggcgtGTCAGCTGAGTACAGT TTCCCCATATGGAAGACCAGCCACACCCTGAAGTGGGAGGGTGTGTGGCGAGAGCTGGGATGTCTTGCAAGAACAGCATCATTTGCTGTTCGCAAGGAGAGTGGACACTCCCTCAAATCATCTCTCTCG CACGCGATGGTCATCGATTCCCGGAACTCCTCCATCTTGCCCAGGAAAGGTGCCCTGCTCAAAGTGAACCAG GAGCTGGCCGGCTACACGGGCGGGGACGTGAGTTTCCTGAAGGAGGACTTTGAGTTTCAGCTGAATCAGCAGCTCATCATGGACACA GTGATATCTGCCTCCCTCTGGGGCGGGATGTTGGTGCCAATTGGGGAGAAGCCATCGAGCATCGCTGACAG GTTCTATCTTGGTGGGCCCACAAGCGTTCGTGGCTTCAGCATGTATAGCATTGGACCCCAAAGCGAAG GTGACTACCTGGGAGGAGAAGCCTACTGGGCCAGCGGCCTGCACCTCTACACGCCGCTGCCCTTCCGGCCGGGCCAGGGCGGCTTTGGGGATCTCTTCCGGACCCATTTCTTCCTCAACGCGGGAAACCTTTGCAACCTCAACTACG gGGATGGGCCCAAAGCACATCTTCGTAAACTGGCTGAGTGTATCCGCTGGTCTTACGGTGCCGGAATCGTCCTCAGACTCGGCAACATTGCTCGATTGGAGCTGAATTACTGCATCCCCATGGGAGTGCAGAGGGGCGACAG GATATGTGATGGTGTTCAGTTTGGAGCTGGGATAAGATTTCTGTAA